GCCAGCCCCAGCGACGAAGTGAGCGACACCCACTGGTATCGCAAGGAAGTCGATGCGTACCATTTTCAGCAAGCGATCAGGGCCGGTGTCGATGCGATCGAGAACAACGGTGTCGTCGACATACGATTTCGCGGGCCACACCATGGTCCCATCGTCGTCCTGAACGGGCGTGAAAATCTAACCGCGGATCTGATCATTGACGCCAGCGGTGCCGGTTCCGTCGCGGCGAGGATTAACGAGCGCCCGGCGTTGACGAAACAACTTCGCACTCACACCTGCGCGACATTCGCGCACTACCGCGGCGTCAACAGTTTCGCGGCTGAGTTCAATGCACGGCATCGTGACGACCGTGCCACTGAACCATTCAACGCAGATGCCGCGGCCCAGCACCATCTGATCAAAGACGGTTGGGCTTGGATGTTACGCTTCAACAATGGCGTCACCAGTGTTGGTGTGACGCTGAACGTCGGTGAGACGATCCATGCCGACTTTACGACCCAACGTCGCTGCTTCGAACTGCTTGATCGCCGGTTGGATGAATACCCAAGCTTGCATCGGATCTTGAAAGATGCTCAACGCATTGATCCGGTCGATGACGTCGTCTGCCTCCCGCGGCTGCAACGACTGTACGATCCCGTAATCAACGCTCGATGCGTTTTGATGCCTTCGACTGCGGCAATGATCGACCCGCTCCACAGCACCGGCATCGCGCACGCGTTGTCTGGCGTCGAGCGGTTGTCGGATCTGATTCTTAGCGATCGTGTTTATCAACTCGACTATCTTGATCGTTATCGTGACGCGGTGGTCAAGGAAGCGACGCTCATCGATCAGCTGGTACACATGGCCTATCGGTCGATCAACCACTTTCCGCGATTCACTGCCGCGTCGATGATTTATTTTGCCATCGCGATCGCTTGTGAAGAGCAATTGCTTGCCGGTGAATCGCCGGATTACTATTGGCTGGCCAACGACCGTTCTGTCAACGAGATCGTTCACCAATGTGATCAAGCGTTGGCACAGAACAGCAACGACGACACCGTGATCGACCGGGTCCGTGAGTTGATCGAACCGATCAATCAAGTCGGATTACTCGACGACACAGTCACCAATCGCTACGCCTATACGGCCACGAAGACCGCTTGAAGATTCTCTTCCTATCGAACAATCTTTAGTCTGCGCCCTCTCGACGATCGATCGCTTAAAAGGCGATCACCTTCCTGTCCCTCCCGCAGGCTTCATCATGGACAAACCGCGAATTTTCCTCACCCGACGACTGCCAGAACAGTCGATGAAGCGACTGCAACAACAAGCAGACTTAGTTCATGTCGATCTAGATCGTGACCCGACGCGGCAAGAGTTGCTCGACGGTGTGCGCGACGTTGATGGCTTACTGTGTTTACTGACGAATAAAGTTGACGCCGCACTTCTCGATGCTGGCTCGCGATTGAAAGTGGTTTCAAACTACGCGGTCGGGTTCAACAATATCGATGTGCCGGCGGCAACCGAACGCAACATAGCCGTGACCAACACGCCCGGTGTACTCACCGATTGCACGGCCGACATGGCTTGGGCGCTATTGATGGCGGCGGCCAGACGCGTGGTCGAAGGTGACCATTTGGTACGTGGTGGTCAATGGACCGGTTGGGAGCCCTTGCAACTTCTCGGGCAAGAAGTTTCCGGCGCGACAATTGGATTTGTCGGAATGGGACGCATTGCGAAGGCGACTGCGAAACGGGCCGCGGCGTTTGAGATGCGATTGCTCTACTGGAATCGCACCCGATTGGCGGTCGACGAAGAAAAACAATTGGGACTGGAGTACCGCGAATTTGACGATCTGTTCGCCGATTGCGACTTCGTTTCAATCCATGTCGCGCTGACCGAAGCGACAACACACCTCGTCGGTGCAAAACAATTCGAACAGATGAAAGAATCGGCGATCCTGATCAACACGGCTCGCGGACCGGTCGTGGACGAACGGGCGTTAGTCCGAGCACTACAACAACAGCAAATCGGTGGTGCGGGGTTGGATGTGTTCGAACATGAACCAACTGTCGCAGACGAATTGCGTTCGATGGCTCAAGTCGTCCTCGCGCCCCACTTGGGAAGTGCTACCATTGCGACTCGAGAGAAAATGGGATCGATCGCAGTCGACAATTGCCTCGCCGGTTGCCGAGGCGACGATCCTCCGCAACGCATCAATTGATCAATCGCCTCCGCGATCCGCTGGTCGAACGTGATCGCGGCGGGCCCGTTTCGCCGATCGGGGAGCCCGCGACGGGCGTTTCGTCACACCCACTGGCATCCTTTCGTTTCATCGATCGTGAGAGGTGTTTTGAAGATTTATGCCAAACGAGGGGCGGTGTCGTTTTCCGTTTGACCGATACGACCATCCACACGGGGGACGAAGGCTAGCGAGAACACGCCAGTTCGTTGACCATGGGTTGGTCGACGACTAGGATGCATCAGGTGGACCTGGCCTCGTGAGGAGCATTCTCGTCCCCCTAGCTGCGAATCGAACGCTGTGATCGGAAACGCTTGGTCGATTCGCCCTTTTCTAGTCAGCCAACATCGTCCGATGGATACAGTGTTCGATGGATCACGAACCAAAACCGTCCGAAGAGAAAACGATCATCCGGCGAACGGATGGCGATGGCTCTGGCTCGCAACACCGCAACGATTCAAAATCGGGCGTTTCCGCTTCGGGAACTTCGGACGACGTTTTAGTCGAGGGGTTGGACGAAGCGAAGACCATCATTCGACAGATCCAGCGACCGCAGTCGGGCGAACGATCGGGACGCACCCCGGCCGAAATCACCAAAGTTTTGGTCGGACATCAGCTTAACCAGTACCACTTGGATGCCTTAATCGGCGGTGGCGGTATGGGCGCCGTCTTTCGGGCTCACGATCAACGCTTGGACCGGATCGTAGCACTGAAAGTGATTCCGTTTGTCGGAAACGATCCTGAACTTCAGCGTCGGTTTCGCAACGAAGCTCAGAACGCGGCAAAGCTCGATCACCCTCGCATCGCTCGCGTGTTTGACGCGGGGGACTATGACGATTGGCACTACATCGTCTTCGAATACATCAGTGGGATCAACCTGCGAGACCTTGTTCAGGACCGCGGCGTTCTCTCCCTTGATGACGCCGTGCTTTATACCTCGCAGGTGACACAAGCACTCGATCATGCGTCACAACGCGGCATCGTCCACCGAGACATCAAACCTTCAAACCTGTTGGTTTCCGAAGACGGATCGGTCAAGCTGGTCGATATGGGCCTGGCCCGAAGTGACAATTTAGAACTTAGCGAAGACATGACCGCCAGTGGCGTCACGCTGGGAACGTTCGACTACATTTCACCCGAACAAGCGCTCGATCCACGAGACGCAGATATTCGCAGCGACTTGTATTCACTCGGGTGCACGCTGTACTTCATGCTGACCGGAGAGCCGCCCTACACCGGCGGGACGATGCTGCAAAAATTGATCAGCCACGGCAACGCGCCGCTGCCTGATCCACGTCAATTGCGTCCCGACTTGCCAGATGAAGTCGTCGCGGTCATGCACCGGATGATGGCGAAGGATCCGAAAGCTCGCTATCAAACCGCAGGCGACTTGCTGGCCGACCTCAGCGAACTCGCGTTTCGCTTTGACCTGCGTCGATCCCAGTCGGGCGTTGGCGTCGCGATCCCAACAGCGAACGAAGGTCTTCAGCGATTGCAGTTCCACCTGCCCTGGATGCTCGCCGTCTTGCTGATCTTGATGGTCGCCGGATACCTCGAATTGCAAACGACGGCAACGCGCGATGGATTCCTGATCGAACGACCACAAGCGATGTTACGGGGAACTTCACGAACACAGATGGAAACGCTTGATAGCGGCGAATCATTTGACGATGTCAGTCTTCCCCCCGGTCCCTTGTTTGGGCCGACGACCGAAGTACGACCAAACGATGCGGAACTCGACAGCAGCAGCACGAGCGACGAGGCGTCGACCGGTACCGCAGAGCCGACGCCGGCGATGACGGCAGATTTACTCTCCGAGTCTGCTGCGCAGCCGCCACGCTTCAACGGGACGCTGCCGTTTCCAAATGAAATGAAATCGCCACTGTCCGACTCGACAGCGAAAGTCGATACGATGGGAGCAAACGACAGCGCGGGCGATCCCCCGACGGTTGCAAGTCGCACGGACCCGGAAAAAGTCCCCGATGCGATGTCGTCCGGTCCGACGAAAAATGGCGTCGCCGCTTCGGGTGCCGTAGCCTCAAACACCTCGTCAACTGCGTCAGAAGCGATCGATTTGCCGGCCCCCGAAATCGTTCGAGTCGTCCCACCGAGCTTGCTCGCGTTGGCAACTCGCGTGGGTGAGATTGATCGCGACACCGATGGAGCGGCTCTCTGCCCTAGCCTTGATGAAGCGTTGACGTTGGCCGAAGAGTTAGAAATCGACCGAATTCAGTTGGCGACGCCGCGGGTCGTCACTGGCAAAGTCACGATTCCGCGCGACAACATGGTGATCGAATCGACGCTCGAACGGACCACCATCCGTTTGGTGTCAACGGACACTTTGGCGATCGGGCGAAGCCAAATGATGGTGATCGGAAACCATCGCACTCACTTCAAGAATATCGACTTTCATTGGGAGCTTGCCCAGGAACAAGTCGACGGCGGGGCGATGTTCTTGGTCAACGACAACCGCCTCACGGAATTCGACAACTGTTCGTTTACGCTGGTCAACAAGGCGATCCATGATGGCGTTTGCTTTTTTCAGGTCAAAACCGATGCCCCCGCCGACACAGACACCGCCGCAGTAGCCGATGCGACATTACCGTTGGTCGCTTTGGTATTCGACAACGCGATCGTCCGCGGCGAAGCAGACTTCATCAAGATGGATCATGCGGCAGCATTACAGTTAGTGTGGAACAATGGGCTGCTGGCCGTGAGCGGACGCATGATCGATACGGCAGGTGCGATCAAACAAGCGACTTCATTGATCACCAGTACGATTCAGCTTTCGCTATCGAATGTGACCGCAGAGATCCCGCGTGGCCTGCTGCGGATGCGACTGGGACCTAGTGGTGAATACCCTGTATCGATCGAAAGAGAAGCAAACCAGTGCGTTTTCCTGGTCGAACAAGGCCAGCCCCATTTCGAAATCATTGGCGTGGAGTCGTTGTCGACCGACCAAAGTCTGTTGCGGCTTCGCGGTGAAGATAATGTTTATGTGGGAGCCCCAACGCTGACCGATCCGATTTTGTATCTCTCCGACATCGGTGGCAACACGGCCATGTACTTGATGTCAGAATTACCCGCGGGCAACCTTTCATGGATTGATGAGACGGGGCCGCGGTGGTCGGTTCGCTGGTCCAACGTTCGACCTACGACACAAACGTATCACTTGTTGACGCCGGCAAGCTATCGGCAAGACGGGGCAATCTTCTTCGGGTTCCGTGAACTCGACCTACCGTCGCTGCCGTAACCGAAAGACACCAGTCATCGCTGTGCTCGCCATCGTGGCACAACTACCTGGCGGCTGATCGATAATTACCCGATCATCCATCGTTACCAGTGCCGAAAATGACGGATCACTCCCGTTCGATCATCACTTCAACGGGAATTCCGATCGGCAGGGCGACGTCATTGGCAAGATCAATCCAGACTCTTCGGGAATGAGTGTCGTTGCGTTCGCCCGCCCATCCACCGTAGATCTTTTTTGGCTCCATCCTCGGTTCGATCTCGCTGACGATTCCTTCGAAGTACTTACCCGGAAGCGCATCAACGGTGATACGACAAGTCTTGCCTTCGCTGACGATCAATGCGTCCCGTTCGTCGACATCAGCAACGACGCGCAATTGACTGGCGTCGACGATTTGCAGCGCCGGCGCCGGGTTCTCGGGACTAATCCATTCACCGACTCGCACATCGATGTCCAGCACAATCGCATCACAAGGCGCTTTAACCTGGCAACGATCGAGATCAATCTCCGCCATCCGCAATTCCGCTTTTGCTGACGCAATCGCTGCGTCGGCGGCCAACAGATCTGCCGGTCGCGGATCTGCCTTGACGGTTTCGAATCGCTTGCGGGCTGCGTTCAACAACGCGAGACTTGAGTCATGATCGTAGCGATAATCCTCCATCTCTTGTGCGCTGATCGCGTTTCGATTGAACAGTTTTGCCGCACGCTCGAATCGATTCCGTGCGCCTTCGTAGCGAGCAAGGGCGGCTTCGGCGTTTTGACGTGCGGCTTCAATTTCCGTCGGTCGCGCACCGGCTACCAAACGCATTCGCTTCGCTTGTGCGGCTTCCAATTGAGCAGCGGCGAGATCTCGAAGTGCTTCGTATCGCTGTGAGTCTAATTTCAGAAGGGCCTCACCTGTACTGACGCGGGTACCGCTTGCAACTGGCAGCGTTTCAATCCGTCCCGGGAAATGCGGTCGTATCGAAATCGGTTCGGATCGCCCTTCCACTCGTCCGGCCGCGTGAATCATCGGGCCAAACGAAGCCGCGTCGACCGTCAACGGAATCGGGTCAGGGGCGAGCGGGCGATTGAGCTGTTGCTGATCGAAGGCAACCATCACTCCTGTGCCCACGGCCGCCAGGGTCCCTGCGAGGATCAACTGTCTCATTTGAACCTCCCGTTTTCCATCTCGCATACGCGGTCGGCGTAGCGATAGATTCGTGGGTCATGGGTGACTACGACGGTGGACGTGTTGAATTCATCGGTTAGCTCGGTCAGCAAGTCCATCACCCCTTTGCCAGACTGACTATCAAGAGCCGCCGTTGGCTCGTCGGCCAGAATCAATTTCGGCTGAGCCACGACGGCGCGAGCGAGCGCCACGCGTTGGCATTGTCCTGGACTCATCGAAGACGGTAGTGCGTTGACATGATCGCCAAGCCCCATACGACGGAGTAACGCGGCGGAACGTTTGCGAGCCATTGCGATCGGCTCGCCATGCATCGTCAACGGAATCGCGACATTGTCCTGTGCATCCAACCCGTCGATTAGCTGAAATCGCTGAAATACGAACCCAATCATCTGTCGACGCACCATCGTCCGCGCCTGCTCGTCCAATCCATCGACTTGTTCGTCGAAGAACCGAATGCGTCCGGCATCGGGTGAGAGCAAAAGGCCCAAGATCGAGAGCAACGTGGTTTTGCCACTGCCCGATGGGCCGACTAGGAAAACGCATTCACGTTCTCTTAAACGAAACTCGATCCCATCAAGAACCGGACGTTCTGATCCACCGATGAGGTACGTCTTGCTAATACCTGACGCTTCGATCGCGATCGTATCGCTGATCTTCGACCGACGAGTAGGGTTGCCGTCGGAAATCGCATCGTCGGCCATGACGGGGACGTGGACCGCGGTTGCCGGCTGCGACGCATCGATTGGGGTGGAGTGACTCATGATTGCAGCGCCGTGTGGGGATCGATGCGGCGAACTCGCAGGTACGGAAGTCCCGATGCGAATAGGCAGATGCAAAAAATCAGCACCGCGCATCCGACGTAAAGCATGCTAGGAATTTCGATCGTCGCTCGTGGCGTGCTCAACAACGTCTTTAAAATGACGGTAATCACCATTCCAATGGCGATGCCAATTGTTGCGACCAGCGCAGATTGAAGGATTAAGATACTCAGCAACTCGCGTTCACTTAGTCCGATCGCCCGCAGCGTCGCGTATTCCGAGACTCGGTCAAGCACCATCGCATAGAGCGTCTGGCCGACCATCACCAATCCGACCAAGAGCCCGAGAAGTGTCGCAGCCCCAAAGCTGACCCCCAGCCCCGTACGCGTCATCCAGAAATTGATACTGACCGACGCATATTCCTCGCTGGTCATCGCTTCGACGTCCGGCAAGACCGCTTCAATCTGGTCGCAGATCCGATGCAAGTCCGCACCAGGCTCTGCTCTGGCCAATAGATACGACGTCCGTGTTGGATCGCTGCCCATGATTTCAAGGACGCGATCGTAGTCGGTAAAAATGTAAGGAGTCACCAGGAAACTCAGCACTCCGTTCGACTTCCCGACAACCCGAACGCGGCGTCCGTTGATTTCCCGCAAGTCACCGATCTCGGGCGACACAAGTTTTTGATCGTCGCAGATGTCAACGATTACGCCGTTTTGTTGCTGAAGTGCGTCCGGCGGACCTTCAACAATCTCGTAGGCGCGGCCAAGGTTGGTCGTCTCGGGAACGCCCACTAAAACGACGTTTTCGTATCCACCGCCCGGCAAACTGATTTCGCTGAATTCGACACGTAACGGTTGAACGTTGTCGATGCCTTGGACGCCTTCGACCACATGTCGCCAGCGTTCGGGAATCGAATGAGCGAAATCCACATTGTGCATTCCGCGATGTCCGATCCAGATATCGGCGTGACTGCGGTCGACCAACATGCTCGCCTTGCTGATCAACCCGACGAATAACCCGCCTTGGATATTGACCAGAACGACGGAAAAGATCACGCCAACCAAACCCGCGATTAGCTTTCCTCGGTCGTGAAACAGCGTGCGATAAGCAAGATTCCAACGCATCGCGATCGTGGACCGGAACTAGCGGGGGGATGGATGATAGCTGATAGACGAATATAGGTCGTTGTCGACTTCCCAATCAGAAATCTTTAACAAGCTCGGTCTTAGTCGACTTTCGCGAGCGGAGTCCAGCCCGATCGCAAGGCTTCTCCCCAAGATCCGTCTCGCCAAGCCCCCAATCCTCCAGATTCCCCGGGGCTGCACATCTGATGAGGGTGATGCGTCAAAACGATTCCATAAGACGCATTTCGTTGGCCGAGCAGTTCAATCAATCTTGTCCGCTATCGCGGTCATACAAAACCCTTGAACACAGCGCGGAAAGGTCAAACGATTGGCAACCGATGTGATCGAATCGCCAGTCACGTCCGCCCAAACCGTGCACGCCGGCAGTCCCAGTTAACGAGCGACCGGGAAAAGGTTATGGTTCTGGGCACCCGAGTTTCCCTCCGTCCTCTCCGCACACCACCGAAATGCTTTCCAATTTATCGTCAATCGAACTCGTTTGGCTGTTTCTCGGTGCGATGGGGATCGGCATTTCAAAGTCGGGGTTCCCCGGCGTGAGCATGTTTCACGTCGTCGTCTACGCATCAGTTTTCGGTGCAAAGGAGTCGACCGGTGTGTTGCTTCCGATGCTCGTCGTTGGTGATTTTTTCGCGATCAAAGTGTTTGGCCGCAAAGCCGATTGGGGGCAGGTGCGAAGACTGTTGCCACCGACGCTCGCCGGGATCGTCGTTGGCTGGTTATTGATGGGAATTCTGGACGAAACGATTTTTAAACGCTTAGTCGGCGTCATCATCCTAACTCTGACCGGGGTGCAGGTACTGCGAATGTGGAAACCCGGTTGGTTTGACAAGATCCCACATTCCTACGCTTTCGCCCTTAGTCTCGGATTCCTGGCTGGATTGACGACGATGCTGGCGAACGCGGCCGGCCCAGTCGTCGCGCTTTACCTTATTGCGATCAGCCTTCCGAAGTGGGAGTTGATCGGCACGGCTGCGTGGTTATTTCTCGTTCTGAACGTTCTCAAACTGCCGCTCAGCTATGACCTTGGGTTGATCACCGGGACATCACTCCTGATCGGCGCATTGATGTCGATCGCAATTCCGATCGGGATTTTCGTTGGGCGATGGCTTGTTTCGCGTGTCTCGCAAAAACTGTTCAACGGAATCCTGTTAGCGTTCACCGCGATTGCTGCGTTACGGTTGATCGAACTCTTCTAACCCCGCACGAAGCGATGAAGTGTCATCGAAGCCACTCGTCGCGATGCTCTTGAACGAACGCATCGTCGGTCAAGTACGGATAGAGTGATCGGACTCGCTCGATCGCTTCACGTTGGCCGGACGACAAACGTTCTTGGGGATCGAGCAAGCGATCGCTGGAGAGCAAGCCTTGGTCGAACAGCACCGTTTGGATCCCGGCAATACAGCCTGCGAAATGATTGCGGGCATCAAACAACGCCGCATTGCAGTCGGTCACCTGCGCTGCCAATCGCATCAGTGAACTCGGAACACTGCCCGACTGCTTTGCCGCTTGGCACTGCCGATGCACATCGACCGCTGCCCTGGTCCAGCAGGCCCAGTGACCAAGTAACCCGCCGCAAAATTCGATCGTCGGTCCTTGAGCGTCAAAGCGATACTCGCTGACCAAATCGCTGACGATCGCATCATCATTTCCCGTGTACAAGGCGACTTGGTCAGTCCGACCAACGTCAGCCAAGGCTCGGACGACGTCCAGGGTTTTGTAGCGGTCGAACGGAGAAACCTTGATCCCAACCACGTTTTCAATCTCGATAAATCGTCGCCAGAATTCAACCGACAGAAGACGCCCGCCTACGGCGGGTTGAAGATAGAACCCCAGGATTGGGATTTCGGCGGCGATGGTACTGCAATGTTCGATCAACTCGTCATCGTCACCCCCTGGTAACGCGGCCAGCGATAGCAAGCCCGCATCGTAGCCAAGCTCGCGCGCCAAACGAGCCTCCGAAAGTGCTTGTTGAGTCAAACCGCAGATCCCAGCGATCATGATCGTTGATTGATCGCCTGGACGACAATCACGTGCCGTCTCCATCGTAAGTTCTAGCACCGGCCGCAGAAGATCGAATGGCGGATCGCGTATTTGAAACTGTGTCGTGTGCACCGCGACTGCCAATCCGCCCGCTCCGGCGGCGCAGTAATACCTCGTGAGTGCTCGCTGATGCCGCTCGTCAAATTTTCCTGCGGCGGTCAACGCTAATGGATGTGCCGGGATCACGAGACCGGCAAATAGCTGCTTGCGCACCAAATCAGGTGTCTTCATTGCGTGTTCGAGATTTCGAGTCTTTAGAATCCGCCGTCGCGGACTTCGAAGTGAGTCGGTTTGCCTAGCAATGGTTGATCGCGTTGCACCCAATCTGCGATCCAACCGATCATCCGTTCTAAGTCGACGCTCGGTTTACCGAAGTGCCGGTGCAGCAGCGACGAATCGTTCAATAGTGCCGTCGTTGCTTCTTGTCCGATGAAGGTCACATCACGGCCAAAGTATTCGCCGAATCGATCGGCAACGGAGCGAACTGAGAGAACCGAATCGCCGGTCAAATTCAGTACATTCGCCGGTGACGTTGCCATTGGCAGCGCGCGGATAATCGCATCATTGGCATCACCCTGCCAGATACAGTTGAAGTAACCCTGGGTTAAATCAATCGGCTGTTTGGAGTGTACCTTGATCGCCAAATCGACCAAGACGCCGTAACGCGCTTCGACGGCGTAGTTCAATCGAATTAGAACCACGGGCGTTTTGTTCTCGATCGAAAAGTACTCAAACAATCGCTCGCGTGCCAAAGCCGCATTGGCGTATTCTCCGATCGGCCCAACAGAATCGCTTTCGGCTGAACCACTTGAATCAATCGAAACAAGCGGATAAATGTTGCCCGTCGAAAGAGCAACGATCGGCTGTGTCTGATAACGTTGCAAACAATACGTGGGCGCGATCGTGTTGACCGCCCAGGTGCGAGAAGGGTTTTGACGGGTCCCGAACTTTGAACCGACCAAGTAGATCACATGATCTGCTTCGGGTAGTGAGTCGACATGACTGCGGTCGAGTAAATCAGCCGCATAGGTTTCAACGCCATGATTTTGCAGCCAAGTTCTAGCCGCCGAGTTTGTGAAGCGACTAACGGCGGTCACCGTCGCTTCGCTATTGGCGAGGTGAATCGCGCGCTGCGCCCGAACCGCAAGCGTTGGCCCCATCTTCCCGCCCGCCCCCAAGATCAATAGGCGACCTCGCAGAGACCGGCAGAATTCAATCAAGGCATCCGAAGGTTCACAAAGCCACCGTTCCAGGTCGGCTTCATCGGAAAATGTTTGAGGCAGCATTCGTTCGTGATCCTTCAATGATTTGAATTCCCGTTGGTCCCCAGAAGTGAATTCTGGTTTCTCCACGACTATGAACCGATCTGCCGAAGGGATCAACGTCGTGGCCGAATCGCCATCGCTGCACCGTCAGTTCGTCATCCGGCCTTCGTCGCGTTTCGGATGCGGTTATGGCGTGAGGGCTTGTCGCAAGACCGGTTCAAACACATCGGCTTGCCTTACGAAACCAAGATCACTCGCGTGCGATCCGTCGGTTGCCCCATCACCATCGTCACCATAAAGATGATCGCCCTGAATGTAGAACAGATTTTTTGTCTGCTTCTCAGTCAACGTCTTGTACGCTTCCTTGAGGGCCTGATGGTTCGCCGTGTGATGAGCATCTCTCGCCGGCAAGATCCAACTGTTCGTGTTACGGCGATCTTCGACCAGGATGATTGGCGTATTCGGTTTATGCTCGCGGATTTGCTGGACCAAAGGGATACATCGCTCGGCAACCATCGCGGCGTTCATGTTCGGCAGGCAGTCAATCACGTAAACGGACGCATCGATTTGAACCAAGTAATCGCCGACCTCGGGATGCATTCGCCCGTTCCCAGAAAAACCAAGGTTGACGACCGGCTGGTCAAATCTGCGACCAAGAATTGCGGTGTGAACCATCC
Above is a genomic segment from Roseiconus lacunae containing:
- a CDS encoding NAD(P)/FAD-dependent oxidoreductase; its protein translation is MKQYDVIVIGSGFSGSILSRILASRGVRVLLVDRGQHPRFAIGESSTPIADLLLRRLGERYGMDDLVSMSTYRGWQETLPQLSCGLKRGFSYFKHGRCGNTVRENFLGESSLLVAASPSDEVSDTHWYRKEVDAYHFQQAIRAGVDAIENNGVVDIRFRGPHHGPIVVLNGRENLTADLIIDASGAGSVAARINERPALTKQLRTHTCATFAHYRGVNSFAAEFNARHRDDRATEPFNADAAAQHHLIKDGWAWMLRFNNGVTSVGVTLNVGETIHADFTTQRRCFELLDRRLDEYPSLHRILKDAQRIDPVDDVVCLPRLQRLYDPVINARCVLMPSTAAMIDPLHSTGIAHALSGVERLSDLILSDRVYQLDYLDRYRDAVVKEATLIDQLVHMAYRSINHFPRFTAASMIYFAIAIACEEQLLAGESPDYYWLANDRSVNEIVHQCDQALAQNSNDDTVIDRVRELIEPINQVGLLDDTVTNRYAYTATKTA
- a CDS encoding 2-hydroxyacid dehydrogenase; amino-acid sequence: MDKPRIFLTRRLPEQSMKRLQQQADLVHVDLDRDPTRQELLDGVRDVDGLLCLLTNKVDAALLDAGSRLKVVSNYAVGFNNIDVPAATERNIAVTNTPGVLTDCTADMAWALLMAAARRVVEGDHLVRGGQWTGWEPLQLLGQEVSGATIGFVGMGRIAKATAKRAAAFEMRLLYWNRTRLAVDEEKQLGLEYREFDDLFADCDFVSIHVALTEATTHLVGAKQFEQMKESAILINTARGPVVDERALVRALQQQQIGGAGLDVFEHEPTVADELRSMAQVVLAPHLGSATIATREKMGSIAVDNCLAGCRGDDPPQRIN
- a CDS encoding serine/threonine-protein kinase, with amino-acid sequence MDHEPKPSEEKTIIRRTDGDGSGSQHRNDSKSGVSASGTSDDVLVEGLDEAKTIIRQIQRPQSGERSGRTPAEITKVLVGHQLNQYHLDALIGGGGMGAVFRAHDQRLDRIVALKVIPFVGNDPELQRRFRNEAQNAAKLDHPRIARVFDAGDYDDWHYIVFEYISGINLRDLVQDRGVLSLDDAVLYTSQVTQALDHASQRGIVHRDIKPSNLLVSEDGSVKLVDMGLARSDNLELSEDMTASGVTLGTFDYISPEQALDPRDADIRSDLYSLGCTLYFMLTGEPPYTGGTMLQKLISHGNAPLPDPRQLRPDLPDEVVAVMHRMMAKDPKARYQTAGDLLADLSELAFRFDLRRSQSGVGVAIPTANEGLQRLQFHLPWMLAVLLILMVAGYLELQTTATRDGFLIERPQAMLRGTSRTQMETLDSGESFDDVSLPPGPLFGPTTEVRPNDAELDSSSTSDEASTGTAEPTPAMTADLLSESAAQPPRFNGTLPFPNEMKSPLSDSTAKVDTMGANDSAGDPPTVASRTDPEKVPDAMSSGPTKNGVAASGAVASNTSSTASEAIDLPAPEIVRVVPPSLLALATRVGEIDRDTDGAALCPSLDEALTLAEELEIDRIQLATPRVVTGKVTIPRDNMVIESTLERTTIRLVSTDTLAIGRSQMMVIGNHRTHFKNIDFHWELAQEQVDGGAMFLVNDNRLTEFDNCSFTLVNKAIHDGVCFFQVKTDAPADTDTAAVADATLPLVALVFDNAIVRGEADFIKMDHAAALQLVWNNGLLAVSGRMIDTAGAIKQATSLITSTIQLSLSNVTAEIPRGLLRMRLGPSGEYPVSIEREANQCVFLVEQGQPHFEIIGVESLSTDQSLLRLRGEDNVYVGAPTLTDPILYLSDIGGNTAMYLMSELPAGNLSWIDETGPRWSVRWSNVRPTTQTYHLLTPASYRQDGAIFFGFRELDLPSLP
- a CDS encoding HlyD family secretion protein, encoding MRQLILAGTLAAVGTGVMVAFDQQQLNRPLAPDPIPLTVDAASFGPMIHAAGRVEGRSEPISIRPHFPGRIETLPVASGTRVSTGEALLKLDSQRYEALRDLAAAQLEAAQAKRMRLVAGARPTEIEAARQNAEAALARYEGARNRFERAAKLFNRNAISAQEMEDYRYDHDSSLALLNAARKRFETVKADPRPADLLAADAAIASAKAELRMAEIDLDRCQVKAPCDAIVLDIDVRVGEWISPENPAPALQIVDASQLRVVADVDERDALIVSEGKTCRITVDALPGKYFEGIVSEIEPRMEPKKIYGGWAGERNDTHSRRVWIDLANDVALPIGIPVEVMIERE
- a CDS encoding ABC transporter ATP-binding protein, which gives rise to MSHSTPIDASQPATAVHVPVMADDAISDGNPTRRSKISDTIAIEASGISKTYLIGGSERPVLDGIEFRLRERECVFLVGPSGSGKTTLLSILGLLLSPDAGRIRFFDEQVDGLDEQARTMVRRQMIGFVFQRFQLIDGLDAQDNVAIPLTMHGEPIAMARKRSAALLRRMGLGDHVNALPSSMSPGQCQRVALARAVVAQPKLILADEPTAALDSQSGKGVMDLLTELTDEFNTSTVVVTHDPRIYRYADRVCEMENGRFK
- a CDS encoding ABC transporter permease, with translation MRWNLAYRTLFHDRGKLIAGLVGVIFSVVLVNIQGGLFVGLISKASMLVDRSHADIWIGHRGMHNVDFAHSIPERWRHVVEGVQGIDNVQPLRVEFSEISLPGGGYENVVLVGVPETTNLGRAYEIVEGPPDALQQQNGVIVDICDDQKLVSPEIGDLREINGRRVRVVGKSNGVLSFLVTPYIFTDYDRVLEIMGSDPTRTSYLLARAEPGADLHRICDQIEAVLPDVEAMTSEEYASVSINFWMTRTGLGVSFGAATLLGLLVGLVMVGQTLYAMVLDRVSEYATLRAIGLSERELLSILILQSALVATIGIAIGMVITVILKTLLSTPRATIEIPSMLYVGCAVLIFCICLFASGLPYLRVRRIDPHTALQS
- a CDS encoding sulfite exporter TauE/SafE family protein, translated to MLSNLSSIELVWLFLGAMGIGISKSGFPGVSMFHVVVYASVFGAKESTGVLLPMLVVGDFFAIKVFGRKADWGQVRRLLPPTLAGIVVGWLLMGILDETIFKRLVGVIILTLTGVQVLRMWKPGWFDKIPHSYAFALSLGFLAGLTTMLANAAGPVVALYLIAISLPKWELIGTAAWLFLVLNVLKLPLSYDLGLITGTSLLIGALMSIAIPIGIFVGRWLVSRVSQKLFNGILLAFTAIAALRLIELF